A genome region from Nicotiana tabacum cultivar K326 chromosome 13, ASM71507v2, whole genome shotgun sequence includes the following:
- the LOC107814662 gene encoding RNA pseudouridine synthase 5 isoform X3 — protein MSKKAELAAPPSAAYFGEPWPEFNDGLTYHDMVRPIDAGLTLIEFYSRKYKSSAPLQGWLQRIQNKQITVDSKVVTIPDTELRAGTELVYHRLPWREPDAPYLLQVLFEDDYLIALNKPSGLQVLPGGLFQQRTVLTQLQWHVSKLTTSSSGCRKTHPVPVHRLGRGTSGILLCAKTKLAKSRLAAYFAEGTSVVEDKYTNSECKKMRKISKIYRALVSGVIDMDEVLIKQPIGTIKYPGVAKGLYVASPSGKPALSSVHVLERDLENKSTLVQVEIQSGRPHQIRIHLSFIGLPLIGDPLYVSGGQPKCFDPELMDESFEKDGGYQRPENPVPGDCGYNLHAHQIVLIHPITNELIKITAPLPSILQTREERKANQPNSS, from the exons ATGTCGAAGAAAGCAGAACTAGCTGCGCCGCCGTCAGCGGCGTACTTCGGAGAGCCCTGGCCGGAATTTAATGACGGATTAACTTACCATGACATGGTCCGACCCATTGATGCTG GTCTTACACTGATCGAATTCTACTCCAGAAAGTACAAAAGTTCTGCTCCTTTACAAGG TTGGTTGCAGAGAATTCAAAATAAGCAG ATAACAGTTGACAGTAAAGTTGTTACTATACCAGATACTGAACTCAG AGCTGGTACAGAACTAGTATATCATCGACTTCCTTGGAGAGAACCTGATGCACCTTACTTGTTACAAGTACTATTTGAAGATGACTATTTG ATTGCTCTAAATAAACCTTCTGGTTTGCAAGTTCTTCCTGGAGGGTTGTTCCAGCAGCGGACTGTCTTGACACAACTCCAATGGCATGTGAGCAAGCTGACAACCTCTTCATCGGGTTGTCGAAAAACACATCCTGTTCCAGTTCATCGCCTAGGAAGGGGTACATCAG GAATACTTCTCTGTGCAAAAACAAAGCTCGCTAAATCTCGCCTTGCGGCATATTTTGCTGAGGGGACATCGGTTGTTGAAGACAA ATACACCAACTCAGAGTGCAAGAAAATGAGGAAAATTAGCAAGATATATCGGGCGCTTGTAAGTGGTGTGATTGATATGGATGAG GTTCTCATCAAGCAACCGATTGGGACGATTAAATATCCTGGAGTTGCTAAAGGGTTGTATGTTGCTTCTCCTTCAG GGAAGCCAGCTCTGAGCAGTGTTCACGTTCTTGAAAGAGATTTAGAGAATAAGAGCACATTGGTCCAG GTTGAAATTCAATCTGGAAGGCCACACCAAATCCGTATCCACCTCTCTTTCATTGGACTTCCACTAATTG GTGATCCTCTTTATGTTTCTGGCGGGCAACCAAAGTGCTTTGATCCTGAATTAATGGATGAAAGTTTTGAGAAAGATGG CGGCTATCAAAGACCTGAGAATCCTGTTCCTGGAGACTGTGGATATAACCTGCATGCACATCAAATAGTTCTTATACACCCAATCACAAATGAG